A window of Pirellulales bacterium contains these coding sequences:
- a CDS encoding type I phosphomannose isomerase catalytic subunit: MTPLYPLRFQPLFRRYLWGGQRLATLLNKPIGDSATCAESWEICDHDADQSIVAGGPLEGTTLANLVNERGGELLGRHAPQSRFPLLYKFLDAREKLSVQVHPDDTRAARLLPPDLGKTEAWVVLAAEPGSLIYAGLKRGFDRAALARELSRGTCDLCLHSFSPQVGDCIFLPAGVVHAIGAGLVVAEIQQASDTTWRLFDWNRVGPDGQPRDLHIDAALDAIDYAIGPVSPVRPMVTDESQRERLVACDKFLLDRLTLSAPREVVSDDRFHILSVLAGSVSISGDPVARPLVLGDTILLPAQRGSTQLIPASSAIVLDAYLP, encoded by the coding sequence ATGACGCCGCTTTATCCGCTTCGCTTTCAACCCCTTTTCCGACGCTACCTGTGGGGTGGGCAAAGGCTGGCAACGCTGCTGAACAAGCCCATTGGGGATAGTGCCACATGTGCCGAAAGTTGGGAGATTTGCGATCACGACGCCGATCAAAGCATCGTCGCTGGTGGACCGCTCGAAGGGACGACGCTGGCAAATCTTGTAAATGAGCGGGGCGGCGAACTGCTCGGCCGGCACGCCCCGCAGTCGCGATTTCCGTTGCTCTACAAGTTTCTCGATGCGCGGGAAAAGCTCTCCGTGCAGGTTCATCCTGACGATACGCGTGCCGCGCGGCTGTTGCCGCCAGATCTTGGCAAGACCGAAGCCTGGGTCGTGCTGGCCGCCGAACCGGGCAGCTTGATCTATGCGGGCCTGAAGCGCGGCTTCGATCGCGCGGCACTGGCACGCGAGTTGTCACGCGGTACATGCGACTTGTGCCTACACAGTTTTTCACCCCAGGTCGGCGACTGTATTTTTTTACCTGCCGGTGTCGTGCATGCGATCGGCGCAGGGCTGGTCGTGGCCGAGATTCAACAAGCGAGCGATACGACCTGGCGGCTGTTCGATTGGAATCGCGTGGGACCGGACGGGCAGCCACGCGATCTGCATATCGACGCGGCGCTCGACGCAATCGATTATGCCATCGGCCCTGTATCACCGGTACGACCGATGGTTACAGACGAGTCGCAGCGTGAGCGCCTGGTTGCTTGCGATAAATTCCTACTCGATCGATTGACGTTGAGCGCGCCACGGGAAGTTGTCAGCGATGATCGCTTTCACATTCTTAGCGTGTTAGCAGGCTCGGTTTCTATCAGCGGTGATCCTGTCGCGCGGCCTCTTGTTTTGGGCGACACCATTCTGCTACCCGCTCAACGCGGCTCGACTCAGCTGATTCCAGCGTCCAGCGCGATTGTGCTGGACGCCTATTTGCCTTAG